A stretch of the Enoplosus armatus isolate fEnoArm2 chromosome 13, fEnoArm2.hap1, whole genome shotgun sequence genome encodes the following:
- the LOC139294965 gene encoding olfactory receptor 52N5-like, whose amino-acid sequence MENYTYNSFTLQLEGLNVPKDSTYPVFLFLFFSYLFVMVVNVGIAVLVFMDKNLHQPMYLLFWNLSINDILGNSIMVPRLLIDMLLPPSERLISYYECVVQAFTTHMFSTTSHTVLMIMGFDRYVAICNPLRYAAIMTNRMVIKLTFSAWGVAFVLVGILLGLTVRLNRCRTLIESSYCDNAGLFKLSCESVFINNVYGLTFTVVLFTASIGSMVLTYTKITVVCLTSNNKSLNSKAMKTCSTHLVVYLILLFGGMSIITLHRFPQYSEYRKLAAILFHIIPGSLNPIIYGMQSKEIQKFLLKLFEYKKILPS is encoded by the coding sequence ATGGAAAACTACACCTACAACAGCTTCACACTCCAGCTGGAGGGGCTAAACGTTCCAAAGGATTCTACGTaccctgtgtttctttttctctttttctcctacCTCTTTGTAATGGTTGTGAATGTGGGCATTGCTGTTCTGGTTTTCATGGACAAAAACCTTCACCAGCCCATGTATCTCCTTTTTTGGAACCTGTCAATCAATGACATCCTTGGAAACTCCATCATGGTGCCCCGTCTGCTTATAGACATGTTGCTGCCCCCCTCTGAGCGCCTCATCAGTTATTATGAGTGTGTGGTCCAAGCTTTCACCACACACATGTTCAGCACCACTTCCCACACTGTGCTCATGATCATGGGCTTCGACAGATATGTGGCCATCTGCAATCCCCTGCGCTATGCTGCCATAATGACCAACAGGATGGTGATCAAGCTGACATTTTCTGCCTGGGGAGTGGCCTTCGTTCTGGTTGGGATTCTGCTCGGTCTGACCGTCCGGCTGAACCGATGCAGGACTCTGATAGAAAGCTCTTACTGTGACAATGCTGGGCTGTTTAAGCTCTCctgtgagagtgtgttcatTAATAATGTGTATGGCCTCACGTTCACTGTGGTCCTGTTCACAGCTTCTATAGGCAGCATGGTTCTCACCTACACTAAGATTACAGTAGTCTGTCTGACCAGTAACAACAAGTCTCTGAACAGTAAAGCCATGAAGACCTGCAGCACTCACCTGGTTGTGTATCTGATTCTGTTGTTCGGTGGAATGTCTATCATTACTCTGCATCGCTTCCCTCAGTACTCAGAATACAGGAAACTTGCTGCTattctgtttcatatcattccTGGTAGCCTCAACCCCATTATTTATGGCATGCAGTCCAAAGAGATACAGAAATTCTTGTTAAAGTTGTTTGAGTACAAGAAGATTTTGCCATCATGA